Proteins encoded within one genomic window of Thermomicrobiales bacterium:
- a CDS encoding aspartate aminotransferase family protein, translating into MTAPHDLERLAWEHSIFPLVQIEDLKQRGPMIFVEGEGVGLSDSNGKSYIDMMGSHTRANSLGYGNEEIARAVYEQMRTLHYVGTVANLAEPTIALSARIASLAPGELSRVVYVSGGSEAVETAIKLAKQYHIAAGRKPRAHKIISRWNAYHGATMGALAATDWLGTRHISEPGVPGYSHIPGPAHYRNPFGMTDDDFADFCATYLEQQIIHEGPDYVAAFIGEPIMQAHGVQMPPTRYWKRVREICDRYDVLFIADEVITGFGRTGKWFAMEHFGVEPDIMTMAKALTAGYMPMGAVITRPEIADALPIFRHVHTFSGHASAAAAALKVIEIKERDGLVEKAARDGEWFLGLLKELLLDKPIVGDVRGIGMWHAVDFTSDKATKASFADDTVPAIVRRMQEKGVLVCAIGPSAFELAPPLISTREQLAHAAEVAASAIDEIMTERGLALRS; encoded by the coding sequence ATGACCGCCCCGCATGACCTCGAACGATTGGCCTGGGAGCACAGCATCTTTCCGTTGGTCCAGATCGAGGATCTCAAGCAACGTGGGCCGATGATCTTCGTCGAGGGCGAAGGCGTCGGACTGTCTGATTCGAACGGCAAGAGCTACATCGACATGATGGGCAGCCACACCCGCGCAAACTCGCTCGGGTACGGCAATGAGGAGATCGCCCGCGCGGTCTACGAGCAGATGCGCACCCTGCACTACGTGGGGACGGTGGCGAACCTGGCCGAGCCGACCATAGCGCTCTCAGCCAGGATCGCGTCACTCGCGCCAGGCGAGCTTTCGCGAGTCGTCTATGTGAGCGGCGGTTCGGAAGCGGTCGAGACTGCCATCAAACTGGCCAAGCAATATCACATCGCTGCCGGGCGCAAACCACGGGCGCACAAGATCATCTCCCGCTGGAATGCCTATCACGGCGCCACCATGGGCGCGCTGGCGGCCACCGACTGGCTTGGCACCCGGCACATTTCGGAGCCCGGAGTACCGGGCTATTCCCATATTCCCGGGCCCGCGCACTACCGCAACCCGTTCGGTATGACCGATGACGACTTCGCGGATTTCTGCGCGACCTATCTGGAGCAGCAGATCATCCATGAGGGTCCGGACTATGTGGCCGCGTTCATCGGCGAGCCGATCATGCAGGCGCATGGCGTGCAGATGCCTCCCACGCGCTACTGGAAGCGCGTGCGTGAGATCTGCGACCGATACGACGTGCTCTTCATCGCCGATGAGGTCATCACCGGGTTCGGGCGCACCGGCAAGTGGTTTGCCATGGAGCACTTCGGCGTCGAACCGGACATCATGACCATGGCCAAAGCGCTCACGGCAGGCTACATGCCAATGGGCGCCGTCATTACCCGGCCCGAGATCGCCGACGCGTTGCCCATCTTCCGCCATGTGCACACGTTCAGCGGCCACGCTTCGGCCGCCGCTGCGGCGCTCAAAGTCATCGAGATCAAGGAGCGCGACGGCCTCGTGGAGAAAGCCGCGCGTGACGGTGAGTGGTTCCTGGGCCTGCTCAAGGAACTCCTGCTCGACAAGCCGATCGTCGGCGATGTGCGCGGCATTGGCATGTGGCACGCGGTCGATTTCACCAGCGACAAGGCCACCAAAGCCTCATTCGCTGACGATACCGTGCCAGCCATTGTGCGCCGCATGCAGGAAAAGGGCGTGCTCGTCTGCGCGATCGGGCCAAGCGCCTTCGAACTGGCGCCGCCGCTCATCTCCACCCGCGAGCAGCTTGCGCATGCAGCCGAAGTCGCTGCAAGCGCTATCGACGAGATCATGACCGAACGTGGACTGGCCTTGCGATCTTGA